In Numenius arquata chromosome 17, bNumArq3.hap1.1, whole genome shotgun sequence, a genomic segment contains:
- the NDUFAF8 gene encoding NADH dehydrogenase [ubiquinone] 1 alpha subcomplex assembly factor 8 — protein MSGRGVWLRARARLRRFPALLAGCGEQATAYGRCVAAAAAGGTAELRRDACLEEFRALRDCFARAAKATAK, from the exons atgtCGGGCCGGGGCGTCTGGCTGCGGGCGCGGGCGCGGCTGCGGCGCTTCCCCGCGCTGCTGGCGGGCTGCGGGGAGCag GCGACGGCCTACGGGCGGtgcgtggcggcggcggcggcgggcgggacgGCGGAGCTGCGGCGGGACGCCTGCCTGGAGGAATTCAGGGCGCTGCGGGACTGCTTCGCCCGGGCG GCCAAGGCGACGGCCAAGTga